From a single Labrenzia sp. PHM005 genomic region:
- a CDS encoding BCCT family transporter: MDSNRLLLASSIGLCAIIGLWGVIDPEGLQVIAKSIVDQYFVSRGWFVMLSVTLMLLFCLGITFTHYGDIRLGADDDRPEYSTPTWIAMLFAAGMGVGLLFWAVAEPLTHFAFLKEKTSVPEAADFALLATNVNWGIHAWAIYGTTALAIAYFSFRRGTPMLVSAPIKNLFPGEAWASVVGWFSDFMAIAAIAIGVGGSVAMGVFQVADGVSVLAGTQTAAPWLVGVVFVVMVASYIPPLMVDLSTGMAKLSNIAMSLAIGLVAYTIILGPTEFLMNSVIGGIGMYIADVIPAGFRTFTFYGDEIGRWFQDWTLTYMVWWIAWGPFVGVFVARISKGRTIREFVLGVLIGPTLFSTIWFGAFGGVGIFETLNGKGHLLAMTQTNVERMTFALLDQLPLSTFTTLGTILAAFLFIVTSVVSAAFVLGMFSTGGDQNPSVKIKVIWGGLLGILGAAMILSGSMSAVRTLIALGALPFVFITALLLVCLIRALILDSRMEAQNADR; the protein is encoded by the coding sequence TTGGACTCGAACCGCCTGCTTCTAGCCTCCTCCATCGGCCTGTGTGCCATCATTGGTTTGTGGGGTGTCATCGACCCGGAAGGTCTTCAAGTCATCGCAAAGAGCATTGTGGATCAGTATTTCGTCAGCCGCGGCTGGTTCGTCATGCTTTCAGTTACGCTCATGCTGCTGTTCTGCCTCGGCATCACGTTCACACACTATGGGGACATCCGGCTGGGAGCAGATGATGATAGGCCGGAGTATTCCACCCCGACGTGGATCGCGATGCTGTTTGCGGCTGGTATGGGTGTCGGGCTGCTGTTTTGGGCTGTCGCCGAACCACTCACCCATTTTGCCTTCCTGAAGGAGAAAACTTCGGTTCCCGAAGCCGCTGACTTTGCGCTGCTTGCGACAAACGTCAACTGGGGTATCCATGCATGGGCGATTTATGGAACAACCGCTCTGGCAATTGCCTATTTCAGTTTCCGGCGTGGTACTCCTATGCTGGTAAGCGCCCCTATCAAGAACCTGTTTCCTGGTGAGGCTTGGGCATCGGTTGTCGGCTGGTTTTCCGACTTCATGGCGATCGCCGCAATTGCGATTGGCGTCGGAGGGTCGGTGGCCATGGGGGTCTTTCAGGTCGCCGATGGCGTGTCGGTTCTGGCTGGCACGCAGACGGCCGCACCTTGGCTCGTCGGCGTCGTATTTGTCGTTATGGTGGCGTCCTATATCCCACCGCTGATGGTGGATCTCAGCACCGGCATGGCAAAGCTCTCCAACATCGCCATGAGCCTGGCGATCGGCCTTGTCGCTTATACGATCATACTGGGACCAACCGAGTTCTTGATGAATTCCGTAATCGGCGGCATCGGCATGTATATTGCCGACGTCATCCCCGCGGGCTTCCGAACTTTCACATTTTATGGTGATGAAATTGGCCGCTGGTTTCAGGACTGGACGCTCACCTATATGGTCTGGTGGATCGCCTGGGGTCCTTTTGTTGGGGTCTTTGTCGCCCGCATTTCAAAAGGGCGGACAATCCGCGAGTTTGTCCTTGGTGTTCTGATTGGGCCCACCCTGTTTTCAACCATCTGGTTCGGTGCCTTTGGAGGGGTCGGCATTTTTGAAACCCTGAATGGAAAAGGTCACCTGCTGGCCATGACGCAAACGAACGTTGAGCGCATGACATTTGCGCTTTTGGATCAGCTCCCGCTTTCAACATTCACAACACTTGGAACCATTCTCGCCGCGTTTTTGTTCATCGTCACCAGCGTCGTCAGCGCGGCCTTTGTCCTCGGGATGTTCTCAACTGGCGGTGATCAGAACCCCAGCGTGAAGATCAAGGTTATTTGGGGCGGATTGCTCGGAATCCTCGGCGCGGCGATGATCCTCTCTGGCTCGATGTCTGCAGTTCGAACCCTGATCGCGCTTGGCGCTTTGCCGTTTGTCTTCATAACGGCACTTTTACTCGTCTGCCTAATACGGGCGCTCATCCTGGACAGTCGTATGGAGGCACAAAATGCTGATCGGTGA
- a CDS encoding DmsC/YnfH family molybdoenzyme membrane anchor subunit, whose amino-acid sequence MHPAPSVIIFTVLSGLGFGFLFWLGLGLPAVTGWDAFFAYLIGFVAAVGGLLSATFHLGNPQRSLLAFTQWRSSWLSREAWLSVLALVFMGIHAFAAVFFDVTLAPLGVIGALLCLATVYATAMIYAQLATVPRWNHWLTPLHLLSLSLAGGAILAGQGRGAVLLLGVAGLVQSLYWIFGDRRFAERGHTMETATGLGDRGTVRLFEAPHTGTNYLLKEMVFTVGRKHAQKLRIIAFVLNCVLPILLIAFLPANLPVIVAASLVFLVGTFASRWLFFAEAEHVVGLYYGKR is encoded by the coding sequence ATGCATCCAGCTCCCTCAGTGATCATCTTTACCGTTCTATCTGGGCTCGGCTTCGGGTTTTTGTTCTGGCTTGGCCTTGGTCTTCCAGCAGTGACCGGTTGGGACGCATTTTTTGCTTACCTCATTGGCTTTGTGGCCGCCGTCGGCGGTTTGCTGTCCGCAACCTTCCACCTCGGCAATCCGCAACGCAGTCTTCTGGCTTTTACCCAGTGGCGGTCGAGCTGGCTGTCTCGCGAGGCCTGGCTTTCCGTGCTTGCGCTTGTCTTTATGGGGATCCACGCCTTTGCGGCGGTGTTCTTCGACGTGACGCTTGCGCCACTTGGTGTGATTGGAGCTCTGCTCTGCCTTGCGACGGTGTATGCCACCGCAATGATCTATGCACAGCTCGCCACCGTGCCACGTTGGAACCACTGGCTGACCCCCTTGCACCTTTTGTCGCTGTCATTGGCTGGCGGCGCGATCCTTGCGGGGCAGGGCCGAGGCGCCGTTTTGCTTCTCGGGGTTGCTGGGCTGGTTCAGAGCCTCTACTGGATTTTTGGTGACCGGCGCTTTGCCGAACGCGGCCATACCATGGAGACTGCCACCGGGCTTGGGGATCGGGGCACGGTTCGGCTGTTTGAAGCACCACATACCGGAACCAATTATCTCTTGAAGGAGATGGTGTTCACCGTCGGCCGCAAGCATGCGCAGAAACTGCGGATCATTGCCTTTGTCCTGAACTGCGTCCTGCCGATCCTGCTGATCGCCTTCTTGCCGGCCAACCTTCCAGTCATCGTGGCCGCAAGCCTCGTCTTTCTGGTCGGAACCTTTGCCTCCCGCTGGCTGTTCTTTGCCGAGGCGGAGCATGTTGTGGGGCTTTACTACGGCAAGCGCTAA
- a CDS encoding 4Fe-4S dicluster domain-containing protein, whose translation MTQLPETTDKKLGLVIDLDTCVGCHACVTACKGWNTENYGAPLSDMDAYGKDPAGSFLNRVHSFEVQPDKGPAQTIHFPKSCLHCDDAPCVTVCPTGASYKRREDGIVLVNEDACIGCGLCAWSCPYGARELDQAEGVMKKCTLCVDRIYNENLPEVDRVPACVRTCPAGARHFGDLGDPDSDVSRLVAKRGGMDLMPEQGTKPVNKYLPPRPKDTLMEHSGRSEDMQPVAETPTGFLRWLDKALEAI comes from the coding sequence ATGACCCAGTTGCCGGAAACAACAGACAAAAAGCTCGGCCTTGTCATCGACCTCGATACATGTGTCGGCTGTCATGCCTGTGTGACGGCTTGTAAAGGCTGGAACACGGAGAATTATGGCGCTCCGCTGAGCGACATGGATGCTTACGGGAAGGACCCGGCCGGGTCCTTTTTGAACCGGGTGCATTCCTTCGAAGTCCAGCCGGACAAAGGCCCAGCCCAGACAATACATTTCCCGAAATCCTGCTTGCATTGTGATGACGCACCTTGCGTCACCGTGTGCCCGACGGGCGCGAGCTACAAGCGCCGGGAAGACGGCATTGTGCTCGTCAATGAGGACGCTTGCATCGGTTGCGGCTTGTGTGCCTGGTCGTGTCCTTATGGGGCCCGGGAGCTCGATCAGGCCGAAGGCGTGATGAAAAAGTGCACGCTTTGTGTCGACCGGATCTACAACGAAAATCTGCCGGAAGTCGATCGGGTCCCGGCCTGCGTCAGAACTTGCCCAGCGGGTGCCCGGCATTTTGGCGATCTCGGGGATCCGGACAGCGACGTATCCCGATTGGTCGCCAAACGCGGCGGCATGGATCTAATGCCGGAGCAGGGCACAAAGCCAGTGAACAAATATCTGCCACCCCGCCCAAAAGACACGCTTATGGAACATTCGGGAAGATCTGAAGACATGCAGCCCGTGGCCGAAACACCTACAGGTTTTTTACGGTGGCTCGACAAAGCCCTGGAGGCGATCTGA
- a CDS encoding bifunctional diguanylate cyclase/phosphodiesterase, with amino-acid sequence MFAAPAVVVPVLFSIVLIVFGAVFAKVWIAEGETAQREVTAVARIFDSHRQSLIDEMERYAASNAAYINTVSTPDTSWIENRFGVDMVGDFSPDYSAVIDQNEKLIFASDHAEKSGEPVAETVLKGGFEGSIQTIRKAYLNGLVTDEAGQVTYTGQFADLTAMDVLSVDEALSLVAAFAIVPDPGGIPMVRQAPHILISVFKLNKQHLGELLSVLPVEQLELVRDVPDNMIGIPLKNSAGTTLGHLAWHPISQATAIIVSSIPVLLLSLGAILVLVLAALRRITKAKEDLAVQEQEARKAASHDSMTGFSSRAHFYKKAGQHITSDSARKNGASLIYLDLDNLKEVNDIHGHMAGDWLIMSQALRIRKALGPDALVGRIGGDEFVILVEGRVSSQHFPEHLRQLFETLIEPVEFEGRLIDASCSAGVARFPDHGREILDVIRSADVALQRCKSEGKRSYRFFDDKMDQARRERRQMRCELVAALEENQFELFYQSIVASQTGRATHAEALLRWRHPERGLVSPAEFLPVAQEAGLMPEIGSWVLERAILDASSWENAGVSVNVSSNQLQKEGFAEQVADLLMQYGLPADRLLLEITEDLMLEEDRRTQKIFSDLQELNVGLAIDDFGTGYSSLSYLHKYRFNTMKIDRSFVARIGISSEDDMLVHTLLSIAKVMGMQTIGEGVETGEQRDFLVSAGCEYLQGFLFDRPAPLSMIDLKRAS; translated from the coding sequence ATGTTTGCCGCACCTGCCGTAGTTGTTCCGGTGTTGTTTTCTATTGTTTTAATTGTTTTTGGCGCTGTCTTTGCAAAAGTGTGGATTGCGGAAGGGGAGACGGCGCAGCGGGAAGTGACGGCTGTCGCGCGGATTTTTGACAGCCACCGCCAATCTCTGATTGACGAAATGGAGCGCTATGCTGCGTCGAACGCTGCCTACATTAACACTGTCTCTACTCCGGATACTTCCTGGATTGAAAACCGCTTCGGTGTGGACATGGTCGGAGACTTTTCACCGGACTATTCGGCAGTCATTGATCAAAATGAAAAACTGATTTTTGCAAGCGATCACGCCGAGAAATCAGGTGAACCGGTGGCTGAAACTGTCTTGAAGGGGGGCTTTGAAGGTTCCATCCAAACAATTCGCAAAGCTTACCTCAACGGACTGGTTACGGATGAGGCCGGTCAGGTCACTTATACCGGGCAGTTCGCGGATCTGACCGCAATGGACGTCCTCTCGGTAGACGAGGCGCTCAGCTTGGTTGCAGCCTTCGCGATTGTTCCAGATCCCGGTGGGATTCCTATGGTGAGGCAGGCACCACATATCCTGATTTCGGTCTTTAAGCTGAATAAACAGCATTTGGGAGAACTCCTGTCTGTTTTACCGGTGGAACAGCTAGAGTTGGTTCGGGATGTGCCCGACAACATGATCGGTATTCCGCTGAAGAATTCAGCCGGGACTACATTGGGACATCTCGCTTGGCACCCGATTAGTCAGGCCACCGCGATCATTGTTTCCTCCATCCCGGTCCTGTTGTTGTCGCTTGGGGCGATTTTGGTTTTGGTTCTGGCGGCGCTGCGCCGAATTACAAAGGCCAAGGAGGATTTGGCGGTGCAGGAACAAGAAGCGCGTAAGGCCGCGTCCCACGATTCCATGACCGGTTTTTCTTCGCGCGCGCATTTCTACAAAAAGGCAGGCCAGCATATTACGTCTGACTCGGCCCGTAAAAACGGCGCCAGCCTGATTTATCTCGATCTCGATAATCTCAAAGAAGTCAATGATATCCATGGCCATATGGCCGGCGATTGGTTGATCATGTCGCAGGCGCTTCGAATTCGCAAAGCCCTCGGCCCGGACGCTCTTGTCGGCCGTATTGGCGGAGATGAATTTGTCATCCTGGTCGAAGGCCGGGTTTCCAGCCAGCATTTTCCGGAACACTTGCGCCAGTTGTTTGAGACATTAATCGAGCCGGTCGAATTCGAGGGGCGGTTGATAGATGCCTCATGCAGCGCAGGTGTTGCCCGTTTTCCGGACCACGGACGAGAGATCCTTGATGTTATCCGGTCGGCGGATGTTGCTCTTCAAAGATGTAAATCTGAAGGAAAACGATCCTACCGGTTTTTCGACGACAAGATGGACCAGGCGCGCCGCGAGCGCCGGCAGATGCGTTGCGAATTGGTTGCGGCGCTTGAGGAAAACCAGTTCGAATTGTTCTATCAGTCGATCGTGGCGTCTCAAACCGGCAGGGCGACCCACGCCGAAGCCCTTTTGCGCTGGAGGCATCCGGAGCGCGGCCTGGTTTCGCCGGCAGAATTTCTGCCAGTTGCTCAGGAAGCTGGCTTGATGCCCGAAATTGGGTCTTGGGTGTTGGAGCGCGCGATCCTGGACGCCAGCTCCTGGGAAAACGCAGGTGTATCGGTGAATGTCAGCTCCAATCAGCTGCAGAAAGAAGGATTTGCGGAACAGGTTGCGGATTTGTTGATGCAATACGGTTTGCCCGCAGACCGTTTGCTTTTGGAAATCACGGAAGACCTCATGTTGGAGGAAGACCGGCGCACGCAGAAGATTTTTTCAGATCTGCAGGAGCTAAATGTCGGTTTGGCAATTGATGACTTCGGTACCGGTTATTCCAGCCTCAGTTATCTGCACAAGTACCGCTTCAACACGATGAAGATCGACCGGAGCTTCGTTGCGCGGATCGGTATCAGCAGCGAAGACGACATGCTGGTGCATACGCTTTTGAGCATTGCCAAGGTGATGGGCATGCAGACCATCGGCGAAGGGGTAGAGACCGGCGAGCAGCGTGATTTTCTGGTATCTGCCGGATGTGAGTACCTTCAGGGTTTCCTGTTCGACCGGCCAGCACCCCTTTCCATGATCGACTTGAAACGGGCCAGCTAG
- a CDS encoding nitroreductase family protein, translated as MIDKSSLAYQALPMPDRRDYSDEDMHSRAEAFYEDVRARHTIRQFSDRPVDRTVIETCVRAAGTAPSGANQQPWHFVAIRNPVLKRKIREAAEEEERKFYDGGAGDAWIKALEPIGTNADKPHLEIAPWLIVIFAQRWGTYDDGSRYKHYYVPESVGIATGVLITALHHAGLSTLTHTPNPMKFLNDILDRPEAEKPVMILAVGHPAEDATVPAAAKIKKPLGEILSVFDVED; from the coding sequence ATGATCGACAAATCGTCACTTGCCTATCAAGCGCTCCCAATGCCGGACCGACGCGACTATTCGGACGAGGACATGCATTCCCGCGCAGAGGCTTTTTACGAAGACGTCCGCGCCCGCCACACCATCCGCCAGTTTTCTGACCGGCCCGTCGATCGCACTGTCATCGAAACCTGCGTCCGGGCAGCTGGGACTGCCCCGAGCGGCGCCAATCAACAGCCATGGCATTTTGTGGCGATCCGCAATCCCGTTCTAAAGCGAAAAATCAGAGAAGCGGCCGAAGAAGAAGAGCGCAAGTTTTATGACGGCGGCGCGGGTGATGCCTGGATCAAGGCTCTGGAACCCATAGGAACCAATGCCGACAAACCGCATCTGGAAATTGCGCCGTGGTTGATTGTGATTTTTGCCCAACGATGGGGCACATACGACGATGGCAGCCGCTACAAACACTACTATGTACCGGAAAGCGTTGGTATTGCGACCGGTGTCCTGATCACGGCTTTGCACCATGCAGGGCTCAGCACACTTACCCACACGCCCAACCCGATGAAGTTTTTAAATGACATTCTCGACCGGCCGGAAGCTGAAAAACCGGTCATGATCCTGGCCGTCGGTCATCCGGCGGAAGACGCCACAGTTCCAGCCGCAGCGAAAATCAAAAAACCGCTCGGCGAGATTTTAAGCGTGTTTGATGTAGAGGATTAG
- a CDS encoding molybdopterin oxidoreductase family protein, with translation MRSQSQPIVDTSPAVSDEIRKTTCYMCACRCGINVHLKDGKVAYIEGNRDHPVNKGVLCAKGASGIMQVTAPSRLRKPLKRKGPRGSGEFEEISWDEALKTAVSWLEPIRKDSPDKLAFFTGRDQSQSFTSFWAQNFGTPNYAAHGGFCSVNMAAGGIYTIGGAFWEFGQPDWDRTKLFMLFGVAEDHDSNPIKMGLGKLKARGGKVIGVNPVRSGYNAIADEWVGITPGTDGLFILSLCHVLLRTGHIDLSYLAQFTNAPCLVINNPGSDDHGMLLKGEDGKALVIDRKTEEPAPFDQKGVRPDLSAKYEMDGNTHRTVFQVLAERYLDDAYAPETVAETCGVPAKKIRAVAAELARVAFEEAFEIDQPWTDFRGETHQTMPGRPVSFHAMRGVSAHSNGFQTCRALHVLQILLGTVEVPGGFRFKPPYPKPVTAHPTPHCKAKPDCPLDGPHLGFVRGPEDLALKDDGTPARIDKAFSWDNPMSAHGLMHMVISNAHAGDPYKIDTLFLYMANMSWNSSMNTRGVMEMLTDKDDTGDYVIPRIIYSDAYSSEMVAYADLILPDTTYLERHDCISLLDRPICEADAAADAIRWPVIEPDRDVRGFQSVLVDLGVRLGLPGFVNEDGSAKYADYADYIVNHERRPGIGPLAGFRGNGDQVGRGDVNPNQLDRYIENGSFFVEHVPEEGAFYKPWNTAYQDWAVKLGLFDKPQPYLFEIYSEPMRRFQLAAEGHGDRQPPDHLREQVRDSFDPLPVWYPPLGDKSTDASAYPVHALTQRPMAMYHSWGSQNAWLRQIHGRNPLYVPTRIWEENGFSDGDWAKVTSPHGEIVVPVAHMAALNENTVWTWNAIGKRKGAWALDPSAPEANKGFLLNHLIHELLPAKGDGLRWSNSDPITGQAAWFDLRVRIERSEAPMESQPAFDPIRSPVGRGPQTVRQKVRT, from the coding sequence GTGCGCAGTCAAAGTCAACCGATAGTGGATACGTCTCCGGCTGTCTCGGACGAAATCCGAAAAACCACCTGTTACATGTGCGCCTGCCGGTGCGGGATTAATGTCCATTTGAAAGACGGTAAGGTCGCCTACATCGAAGGCAATCGGGATCATCCGGTCAACAAAGGCGTTTTGTGCGCCAAGGGCGCATCCGGGATCATGCAGGTGACGGCGCCGTCCCGCTTGCGTAAACCACTCAAACGGAAGGGGCCGCGCGGCTCAGGTGAATTTGAGGAAATCAGCTGGGACGAAGCGCTGAAAACAGCCGTTTCCTGGCTCGAGCCGATCCGTAAAGACTCGCCGGACAAGTTGGCGTTTTTCACTGGCCGGGACCAGTCTCAGAGCTTTACCAGCTTCTGGGCACAGAACTTCGGTACTCCTAATTATGCAGCACATGGTGGCTTTTGCTCGGTGAATATGGCCGCGGGCGGCATCTACACAATCGGGGGAGCGTTTTGGGAATTTGGCCAGCCCGACTGGGACCGGACAAAACTCTTCATGCTGTTCGGCGTGGCCGAGGATCACGACTCCAATCCAATCAAAATGGGCCTCGGAAAACTGAAGGCTCGAGGCGGTAAAGTCATCGGAGTGAACCCTGTCCGGTCCGGTTACAATGCCATTGCGGACGAGTGGGTCGGAATCACTCCGGGCACCGATGGCTTGTTCATTTTGTCCCTCTGCCATGTGCTTTTAAGAACTGGACATATCGATCTTTCCTATCTGGCCCAGTTCACAAATGCCCCCTGTTTGGTGATCAACAATCCCGGTTCTGACGACCACGGAATGCTGCTCAAAGGCGAAGATGGCAAAGCGCTTGTCATCGATCGTAAGACTGAAGAACCGGCGCCATTTGATCAGAAAGGTGTGCGGCCGGATCTCTCCGCCAAATACGAGATGGATGGGAACACCCATAGGACCGTGTTCCAAGTATTGGCAGAGCGGTATCTGGATGATGCTTATGCTCCGGAAACGGTTGCCGAAACCTGCGGGGTGCCTGCCAAAAAGATCCGCGCGGTCGCCGCAGAACTGGCGAGAGTGGCCTTTGAAGAAGCGTTCGAGATCGATCAACCCTGGACGGATTTCCGGGGCGAAACCCATCAGACCATGCCGGGTCGGCCGGTCAGTTTTCACGCCATGCGCGGGGTTTCCGCCCATTCCAACGGGTTCCAAACCTGCCGGGCCCTGCATGTCCTTCAGATCCTGCTTGGCACTGTCGAAGTTCCCGGCGGTTTCCGCTTTAAACCGCCTTACCCCAAACCGGTGACCGCCCATCCAACGCCCCATTGCAAGGCGAAACCCGATTGTCCGCTCGATGGTCCTCATTTGGGGTTTGTTCGCGGACCCGAAGATCTGGCGTTGAAGGATGACGGCACGCCGGCCCGGATCGACAAGGCGTTTTCCTGGGACAACCCCATGTCGGCCCATGGCCTGATGCACATGGTGATCTCCAACGCCCACGCGGGCGATCCTTATAAGATCGACACGCTGTTCCTTTATATGGCGAACATGTCGTGGAACTCGTCCATGAACACGCGCGGCGTCATGGAGATGCTGACGGACAAGGATGACACCGGCGACTATGTTATCCCGCGGATCATCTATTCCGATGCCTATTCATCGGAGATGGTCGCTTATGCGGACTTAATCCTGCCCGATACCACCTATCTGGAGCGGCACGATTGCATCAGCCTGCTCGACCGGCCTATCTGTGAAGCCGATGCTGCCGCCGATGCGATCCGCTGGCCGGTGATCGAGCCAGACCGGGATGTGCGAGGCTTTCAATCGGTCTTGGTGGACCTTGGTGTCCGGCTTGGCTTGCCCGGGTTTGTCAATGAAGACGGCAGCGCCAAATACGCCGACTATGCCGACTACATCGTCAATCACGAGCGCCGCCCGGGCATTGGCCCTCTGGCAGGTTTCCGAGGCAATGGCGATCAAGTTGGCCGTGGCGACGTCAATCCAAATCAGTTGGACCGCTACATCGAAAACGGCAGCTTCTTTGTCGAGCATGTCCCTGAAGAAGGGGCCTTTTACAAACCTTGGAACACAGCCTATCAGGATTGGGCCGTAAAGCTTGGCTTGTTCGATAAGCCCCAGCCCTATCTTTTTGAGATCTATTCAGAGCCGATGCGCCGTTTCCAGCTTGCCGCAGAAGGCCATGGTGACCGCCAGCCGCCGGATCATCTCCGCGAACAGGTCCGGGACTCTTTTGATCCACTGCCAGTCTGGTATCCCCCGCTTGGTGACAAATCGACAGACGCCAGCGCCTATCCGGTCCACGCCCTCACTCAGCGGCCGATGGCTATGTATCACTCCTGGGGCAGTCAGAATGCCTGGTTGCGGCAGATCCATGGCCGCAATCCGCTCTATGTCCCAACCCGGATCTGGGAAGAAAATGGCTTTTCAGACGGCGATTGGGCCAAGGTGACCTCTCCGCATGGTGAGATTGTCGTGCCGGTGGCGCATATGGCGGCGCTGAATGAAAATACCGTTTGGACGTGGAATGCGATCGGCAAGCGCAAAGGGGCCTGGGCTTTGGATCCTTCGGCTCCGGAAGCCAACAAGGGGTTTCTGCTCAATCATCTCATCCATGAACTGCTTCCCGCCAAGGGGGATGGACTGAGGTGGTCAAACTCCGACCCCATTACCGGTCAGGCTGCCTGGTTCGATCTGCGGGTTCGGATCGAACGATCCGAAGCACCGATGGAAAGCCAGCCTGCCTTTGATCCTATTAGGTCTCCGGTTGGGCGTGGCCCTCAAACCGTTCGGCAGAAGGTGCGCACATGA
- a CDS encoding ABC transporter substrate-binding protein — MKALKSLALATVLGAGLCASAAQAADELTLQLKWVTQGQFAGYYVAKDKGFYDEENLDVTIKPGGPDIAPPQVIAGGGADVIIDWMPSALASREKGVPLVNIAQPFKKSGMMLTCRKETGIAIPPDLKGKTLGVWFFGNEYPFLSWMSQLGLSTDGGDNGVTVLKQGFNVDPLLQKQADCISTMTYNEYWQVIDAGIPEDELVVFKYEDQGVATLEDGLYVLEDSLKDDAMVDKLARFVRASMKGWAYAAENPEEAADIVLENDATGAQTEKHQIRMVGEIVKLVDGSDGKLDMKAYDRTVQSLLKGGSTPVITKLPEGATSTAITDKL; from the coding sequence ATGAAGGCACTCAAAAGTCTGGCACTGGCCACCGTCCTTGGCGCCGGTCTGTGCGCAAGCGCGGCACAGGCAGCCGACGAACTGACGCTTCAGCTGAAGTGGGTCACACAAGGACAGTTTGCGGGCTACTATGTGGCCAAAGACAAAGGTTTTTATGACGAAGAAAACCTTGATGTCACCATCAAACCGGGCGGCCCGGACATCGCTCCGCCGCAGGTGATCGCCGGTGGCGGTGCTGATGTGATCATCGACTGGATGCCGTCCGCTTTGGCATCGCGCGAAAAAGGTGTTCCGCTCGTCAACATCGCTCAGCCGTTCAAGAAGTCCGGTATGATGCTGACTTGCCGCAAAGAAACCGGCATTGCAATCCCGCCGGATCTGAAGGGCAAGACCCTTGGTGTCTGGTTCTTCGGCAATGAATATCCGTTCCTGTCCTGGATGAGCCAGCTCGGTCTTTCGACTGATGGCGGTGACAACGGGGTCACAGTTCTCAAGCAGGGCTTCAACGTGGATCCGCTGCTGCAGAAACAGGCAGATTGCATTTCCACGATGACCTACAATGAGTATTGGCAGGTCATTGATGCAGGCATTCCGGAAGATGAACTTGTCGTCTTCAAATACGAAGACCAGGGCGTAGCAACACTGGAAGACGGCCTTTATGTGCTGGAAGACAGCCTGAAGGACGACGCCATGGTTGACAAGCTGGCACGGTTTGTCCGCGCTTCCATGAAGGGCTGGGCATATGCTGCCGAGAACCCGGAAGAAGCCGCGGATATCGTTCTGGAAAACGATGCGACCGGTGCACAGACAGAAAAACACCAGATCCGGATGGTCGGTGAGATCGTCAAGCTGGTTGACGGCTCTGACGGCAAGTTGGACATGAAAGCCTATGACCGGACTGTTCAGTCTTTGCTGAAGGGCGGGTCTACACCGGTGATTACCAAGTTGCCCGAAGGCGCAACCTCTACAGCGATTACTGACAAGCTTTAA